A stretch of Arthrobacter sunyaminii DNA encodes these proteins:
- a CDS encoding response regulator transcription factor translates to MTDRPRILVVEDDRQLSRMLADLLESEGYAVTLAFDGQRALHEGLTHPFDVLLLDRGLPAIEGLDVLSRLRSRGILTPALVLSALGNPADRVEGLDRGAEDYLAKPFDIDELLARLRALRRRNIARVPVLSVPGGVFDTAGRTVTTDEGEVVVLSDRESALLEHLARRPGQVFPRADLLSAVFPEADDDGVVDTYVHYLRRKLGRQAVLTVRGIGYRLGAGS, encoded by the coding sequence ACCGACCCCGGATTCTCGTCGTGGAAGATGACCGGCAGCTGTCCCGGATGCTGGCGGACCTCCTGGAATCGGAGGGCTACGCCGTGACCCTGGCTTTTGACGGGCAGCGCGCACTCCACGAGGGCCTGACCCACCCCTTCGACGTTCTGCTCCTGGACCGCGGGCTGCCCGCCATCGAGGGACTGGATGTGCTGTCGCGGCTCCGCAGCCGCGGGATCCTGACACCGGCCCTGGTCCTGTCCGCCCTGGGCAACCCCGCGGACCGCGTCGAGGGGCTGGACCGCGGAGCCGAAGACTACCTGGCGAAACCCTTTGACATTGACGAGCTGCTGGCCCGCCTTCGGGCACTGCGGCGCCGGAACATCGCACGGGTTCCCGTCCTGTCCGTGCCCGGCGGAGTTTTCGACACCGCGGGCCGCACGGTAACCACCGACGAGGGGGAAGTGGTGGTGCTCTCGGACCGGGAGAGTGCGCTGCTGGAACACCTGGCCCGCCGGCCTGGTCAGGTGTTTCCGCGGGCTGACCTGCTGAGCGCAGTCTTTCCGGAAGCGGACGACGACGGGGTGGTGGACACATATGTGCATTACCTTCGGCGCAAGCTGGGCAGGCAGGCAGTGCTGACGGTGCGGGGAATCGGTTATCGGCTCGGTGCCGGGTCATGA